One window from the genome of Drosophila albomicans strain 15112-1751.03 chromosome 2L, ASM965048v2, whole genome shotgun sequence encodes:
- the LOC117564562 gene encoding zinc finger protein 286A, producing MDKLKYSKCPLKKRPIHVEESPLEDQLCHDEGPVDLSVAAAAVPIEPHWSIKEEPEPQPVTTELRRRFDAAMTQTKEQLARRIWEETREIARAFPDVFTREEIAKSLARLGYGDFELPPEDEVMEPEHERNVEEARSYASISPQPLMPGPIKVEPHNEEPFGLRNYNNNLMKSIADYEDCMKQPQTLVETNYAEPEDLSLAPQRRGLSENANLHNVARALLSMQHMAPQQQQQQLPQQPQQMLQAKAQHQHDQDVDFEDQENQENQLSLKIKSSNDLYYQCQQCNKCYATYAGLVKHQQSHAYESTEYKIIRSNPGNPSAPIVDQTEFCTDQASALIQAANVASAQSMQKPVGVPRYHCKDCGKSYSTYSGLSKHQQFHCPSAEGNQVKKVFSCKNCDKTYVSLGALKMHIRTHTLPCKCPICGKAFSRPWLLQGHIRTHTGEKPFSCQHCNRAFADRSNLRAHMQTHSDVKKYSCPSCTKSFSRMSLLAKHLQSGCQSEQGAHASSAGFNQQQLQQHLQGYEEAPHQHYYAGSVGSSGGEEEEAHEFQIPAPVRQSIY from the exons ATGGATAAACTCAAGTACAGCAAATGTCCGCTCAAGAAGCGACCGATACACGTCGAGGAATCGCCACTCGAGGATCAGTTGTGCCATG ACGAGGGACCCGTTGATCTTAGCGTGGCTGCCGCTGCAGTGCCGATCGAGCCACATTGGAGCATCAAAGAGGAACCCGAGCCACAGCCAGTGACCACAGAACTGCGTCGTCGCTTCGACGCTGCCATGACACAGACCAAGGAGCAGCTAGCTCGTCGCATTTGGGAAGAGACTCGAGAAATCGCACGCGCCTTTCCCGATGTCTTCACTCGCGAGGAGATCGCCAAGAGTTTGGCTCGTTTGGGCTACGGCGACTTTGAGCTGCCGCCCGAGGATGAGGTGATGGAGCCAGAACACGAACGGAATGTCGAAGAAGCTCGCAGTTATGCCAGCATTTCGCCACAGCCTCTGATGCCGGGTCCCATCAAAGTGGAGCCACACAACGAGGAACCGTTTGGTCTGCgcaactataacaacaatttgatGAAGAGCATTGCCGACTATGAGGATTGCATGAAGCAGCCACAGACGCTGGTCGAAACCAACTATGCCGAGCCAGAGGATTTAAGTTTGGCGCCGCAGCGTCGCGGACTAAGTGAGAATGCCAATCTGCATAATGTGGCACGCGCTCTGCTCAGCATGCAACATATggcgccacagcagcagcagcagcagttgccacaacagccacagcagatGTTGCAGGCCAAAGCACAGCATCAACACGATCAGGATGTGGACTTTGAGGATCAAGAGAATCAGGAGAATCAACTCAGTCTGAAGATCAAGAGCAGCAACGATCTGTACTATCAGTGTCAGCAGTGCAACAAATGCTATGCCACCTACGCGGGTCTCGTCAAGCATCAGCAGAGCCATGCCTACGAGAGCACCGAGTACAAGATCATACGCAGCAACCCTGGCAACCCTAGTGCACCGATTGTCGATCAAACCGAGTTCTGCACAGATCAGGCTTCCGCACTTATTCAAGCTGCGAATGTTGCCTCCGCTCAGTCCATGCAGAAACCGGTGGGCGTGCCACGCTATCACTGCAAGGACTGTGGCAAGTCGTATTCCACCTACTCGGGTCTGAGCAAACATCAGCAGTTCCATTGTCCCTCCGCCGAGGGCAACCAGGTGAAGAAGGTCTTCAGCTGCAAGAACTGTGACAAGACTTACGTCTCGCTTGGGGCACTCAAGAtgcacatacgcacacacacgctgcCCTGCAAGTGCCCCATCTGTGGCAAGGCTTTCTCCCGTCCGTGGCTGTTGCAAGgacacattcgcacacacaccgGGGAGAAACCTTTCAGTTGCCAGCATTGCAATCGCGCCTTTGCAGATCGCTCGAATCTTCGCGCACACATGCAAACGCATTCGGATGTCAAGAAGTATTCCTGCCCCAGTTGCACTAAATCCTTTTCGCGCATGTCGCTGCTGGCCAAGCACTTGCAATCCGGCTGCCAATCGGAGCAGGGCGCGCATGCCTCAAGCGCTGGCTTCaatcagcagcagttgcaacagcattTGCAGGGCTACGAAGAGGCGCCGCATCAACATTACTATGCGGGCAGCGTGGGCAGCAGCGGtggagaggaagaggaagctCATGAGTTCCAAATTCCCGCGCCAGTCAGACAGAGCATCTATTAA